Sequence from the Cryptococcus neoformans var. grubii H99 chromosome 3, complete sequence genome:
CGAACGGGTCCCGAAGGCTCAATGTCAAGCACAATGAATTCAACAAGGTCCGCAACGGTGGTGAGGGAGTCGAAAGGCTGGCGCCAGTAGACAGGGGCAGTTACATCAGTTTGCTGAAGAGTCATTGGGTCAAGCAAGTGGATAGTGTTGCCCACTCGGGAGCAAATGGTAAGCGGACTAGATGAAAGGCATGTCAGGCTGAAATCTCAGATGAGCAGAGTTGCAACCTACGAAATGTTACCCCAAGCTCGAGCGAGAGACTTGGGTAAGCAGACCAAGTCATCCTTACAGACAGGGACGATCTCGACGGAGTAAGTGAACTTGTAGTTGGAAGTGTTGGAGTGAGTATCAGATGAAATAAGCTGCTCAGACGATTTGACTCTGCAATACCATGTATGAGCCATCGTTTTTTGGATGCTGGGAAAACGACGTACCGAACAGGGACGACACCAGCAAGGAATTCACACATCTTGATGGCATTGTTCCTTTCGGAATAGAGGAAATCCAAACcgtccctcttctccgcaATATTAATTGTATCCCTACAGCTTTGATTAATACAAGCCTTTCAGGAGAAAACAGCAAGACTAACTTATGGGCATTGTGTTTCAAGATCAATTGTTCCAACCACAAAAAGGTCCTCTTGTGAGTGACCTTCTGTCGAACTTGTACACTAGCTTTCCAGGTATTCTTTGCGGCTAGTCTTGTACACGAAGGACATTGCCCGGTGTGAACAACAAGGGTAAGCTCGAAAGTTTGTTGCAAGACAGTATGAGCGAGAACTTCTTTTTGAATTGTAATCTTGAGTTTGATACGTCGGGAATGGGGTTCGGTCCAGATGAAAGATGCGTCGATGAGCCGAACCTTCATCAAAGGTCTGGCGATTTTTTTAAGACAGATAGCTATGGAATGGCGATGAGCTTCCGTCCAGTTGCAGAACAATCATTTTACTCACCAAGCAACTCTCGAGATTCCGGCTGAACGGTGACCCAGGTATTGGGTGGCGATAAAAACCTTTCACATCCTCGACAGAAATTAAGTGTGGCTTCTTTGGGGATGCCCTCGGTAATATCCACAGTATTTCTCAAACAACCAACACCTTTCACCAACTCTCATTAGCTATTATACCAGTTGCAAGCAGATAACGTCTTACAAAGTCCAGCGCCGTTGGCACTCGAGATGACTGTCCCACAGTCGGCACACAGGATATAGCTTTCCTGCCCCGCTGCGTCTGGGGTGTACTCCAATGCCACCATCTTAAATAATTTACTGAAAGTGTAGTTGCCGAATAATCGACTATTGATTATATATCAAGTTTCCAGTCAAGTAATTTATACGACCTTCCAAAAATCTCGCGGTTCAAATCTTTATCAGCGCGGCTTCCTCCGCCGCTCAAACGGCGCATTATTAATTACTTATTTATTCATTAATCAGGGTTAAATTAAGGTGACAAATATGATCAGTCCCTCACTTAAGCTTAACACAGCTTCGCTGCCTAACAGCAGGCTTTACATGATGATACGCTGTGAATAACACATCAACAAATCCTGATTGAACATCACAACCAATATGACAACAATGCATTGATATACCAGTAATATGTTTGCACTTCTAAGCCCCGTTAATATCAACATCACCATCCGCaacctctcctccttgagCCTCCAGTGCCGCTTGAGCAGCGAGAACGATCTTGTCTTCCTCGAGCTGTGAAAGATGATTAATTTGAGTAATTTCCACAAGAAATGACATTGACGTACCTGTTCAATGGCTGCAAGgttttctctccttttgTCGTTCAATTCTGCATATCTAGCCTGCAgatctctctctctcctctccaaaacagcaacctcttctctaatcttctccaacctGGCCGGGGCTGCGGCCTCTTCTATGCCCTTAAGCATAAGGAATGTCTCCATATCTCGTTTGGTCTGGTGAGTCTCCTCCATAACGTCCACAATGGCTTTCTTTACCTTCTCATTGAGCGTCTGGTAACCACCCAGCTGCTTGccgagcttcttctctgctttgGTGGCCTTGGTCGCCTCAGCAATAACGCGATCTCGAGAAGCGTTGATCATCGCAGTGTAGCATGCGGATAGTTCCtctggagaaagagaggttCTATCAACCCAAGATTGAGTTGAAGGGGAGTAGACAAGACCTTCACGTTCTTTAGCCCACGCTTCTGCAAAGGCAGCTTCGTTCTCCTCAGCGACTGCGCCAATTGCCAAACGTAGATGTTCATCGCTCGCACCCGGTAAACCCAATGCGTTAGTCAATTCTGTGTGGATAGCCTTCTTGGCCGCGGCGACAAAGTCGTCCTCTGGCATGTCATACTCAGAAGCCAGGCCACCAGGGGTAGAGGTTCCAGGCAG
This genomic interval carries:
- a CDS encoding nonsense-mediated mRNA decay protein 3, whose protein sequence is MVALEYTPDAAGQESYILCADCGTVISSANGAGLCVGCLRNTVDITEGIPKEATLNFCRGCERFLSPPNTWVTVQPESRELLAICLKKIARPLMKVRLIDASFIWTEPHSRRIKLKITIQKEVLAHTVLQQTFELTLVVHTGQCPSCTRLAAKNTWKASVQVRQKVTHKRTFLWLEQLILKHNAHKDTINIAEKRDGLDFLYSERNNAIKMCEFLAGVVPVRVKSSEQLISSDTHSNTSNYKFTYSVEIVPVCKDDLVCLPKSLARAWGNISPLTICSRVGNTIHLLDPMTLQQTDVTAPVYWRQPFDSLTTVADLVEFIVLDIEPSGPVRGKYVLADAQVTRSSSTGNNTDDDGMGDDGIYHTRTHLGGILQPGDTVLGYHLTNANFNSDSFEALESGRIPDVILVKKTYPNRRKKSKPRHWKLRSIAKEAEDVQDGTVGRGALGRRGGVDQKNVERDYELFLRDLEEDKEMRAVINLYKADAPEEGEDEAIAVEKKSGSGLHGGKRRNGLAKQAQHDMDIDGDEAVGEEVEDDEEEDFPEIDMDELLENFEELDMGDSAAEVL